From a single Syngnathus scovelli strain Florida chromosome 2, RoL_Ssco_1.2, whole genome shotgun sequence genomic region:
- the trak2 gene encoding trafficking kinesin-binding protein 2 isoform X4 has protein sequence MTSCYAPSQFNVACSAPPPLPLLVFGISCRERRSWQSLGTRHSSCRRIISTKDNGVRPSSITLGSGCDVTSHHPPLPNMFEVKPRAVEKKESSTETDEGLGSSSRNHGSGSVGSCSVESGSFYLSDSQDWVLSPSCSPDEGPAQHTAISPMLAEETFRYMVLSSDRAEQMTKTYNDIEVVTHLLAERDRDLELAARIGQSLLQRNHLLQERNEAVEEQLAQTLDQVHQLQHELGKKDELLRMVANASEECEADSSVSTPPKQPQLASGNAAAALSQLESMQCKLQELEEENLALRSEACQLKRDTITYEEKEQKLVSDCVKELRQSNSQMVSMTDELSQKNEELVRHQEEIAQLLSQIVELQHRVKELALEKEELRIHLQASKEAQRQLTAELNELAERNAECVEMLHESQEEIRELRNKNTPPSGMRRHLSYGLYPMDSLAAEIEGTMRRELCVEEESACQDQRISQKRVFQTVRSINASTSRPHSATPPIPGSGRNSLVMTAQPFTSSQGDEVPTGQPGYPGGNDLTKALHRLSLRRQNFLSEHQFFKAEREKKLQGLAGAEAHDAGSGCSSPMGSVFSSFSNLSDISIGSSVFRTFLPEKLQIVKPMEGSLTLHHWQQLAKPHLATILDPHPGVVTKGFRPLAQDAIYRLNDMEEDEAGEAHRDEEAGVMEKGATERGKEEDEEEGGIVFKVRCSSTPEEKKDRKLSNPPLPAAPLSPSRPPSATAVAETSYTSSQSAPNVSTTTVQSSASVSVRNPVKCQSSTFSTYTFTTCRILHPCDVTQVTASSQSSVNGNTPSSMRTGPSTPLTPCRLSLGDFFPTRRPPVAASGLAKLVLEKGISAQVSTETPPSCARSTPPKPLLRLLPGTPPNSPSHSPGSESHQRSADNFLASRPAELFLRDVYGLNLGRSPHPDLPSPSRENSARGPSPLNVSLLERLRQMGFSKVPPASATFVSAGGGSLLDGLRRNQSLPAMIGARAGKPTGQPLPPPHPTSLALPPPAWGNLKQRCTKATLNTPPRSGES, from the exons ATGACATCATGTTATGCGCCGTCGCAGTTTAATGTCGCATGCTCCGCTCCTCCCCCACTTCCTCTCTTGGTGTTTGGCATTTCTTGTCGAGAGCGACGTTCCTGGCAATCTCTTGGTACCCGTCATTCCTCATGTCGCAGAATCATATCGACAAAGG ATAACGGTGTGAGGCcatcatccatcactcttgggtCAGGATGTGATGTGACCTCGCACCACCCTCCTCTCCCTAACATGTTTGAAGTCAAACCGCGAGCCGTGGAGAAGAAGGAGTCCAGCACCGAGACAG ACGAGGGCCTGGGGAGCAGCAGCAGGAACCACGGCTCCGGCTCAGTGGGTTCCTGTTCGGTGGAATCGGGGTCGTTCTACTTGTCAGACAGCCAGGACTGGGTGCTTTCCCCGAGCTGCTCTCCAGATGAAGGCCCCGCCCAGCACACCGCAATCTCCCCCATGCTGGCGGAGGAGACGTTCCGCTACATGG TCCTCAGTTCTGATCGTGCCGAGCAGATGACCAAGACGTACAATGACATCGAAGTGGTCACTCACCTACTGGCTGAG CGCGACAGAGACCTGGAGCTGGCGGCTCGGATCGGGCAGTCTCTTCTGCAGAGGAACCACCTGCTACAAGAGCGTAATGAAGCTGTGGAGGAGCAGCTAGCACAGACTCTGGACCAG GTTCACCAGCTGCAGCATGAGCTCGGTAAGAAGGACGAGTTGCTGCGCATGGTGGCCAATGCCTCGGAGGAGTGCGAGGCAGACTCCAGCGTATCGACCCCGCCGAAGCAGCCTCAGTTAGCCAGTGGAAATGCCGCTGCCGCGCTCAGCCAGCTGGAGTCGATGCAATGTAAGCTGCAGGAGCTCGAGGAGGAGAACTTGGCTCTGAGGTCTGAG GCCTGCCAgctgaagagggacaccatcACCTATGAGGAGAAGGAACAAAAACTTGTGAGCGACTGTGTCAAGGAGCTCC GTCAGTCCAACAGCCAGATGGTGTCTATGACTGACGAACTGTCCCAGAAGAACGAGGAGCTGGTCAGACACCAGGAAGAAATTGCTCAGTTGCTCTCGCAAATTGTTGAGCTGCAACATCGGGTGAAGGAG CTGGCTTTGGAGAAAGAGGAGCTGAGGATCCACTTACAGGCTTCCAAGGAGGCCCAGAGACAACTCACGGCAGAG TTGAACGAGCTGGCCGAGAGGAACGCCGAGTGTGTCGAAATGCTCCACGAGTCCCAGGAGGAGATCAGGGAGCTTCGCAACAAAAACACTCCCCCTTCTGGCATGCGACGGCATCTCTCCTATGGCCTATACCCGATG GATTCGCTGGCTGCAGAAATTGAAGGCACCATGAGGAGAGAATTGTGTGTTGAAGAAGAAAGTGCATGTCAGGACCAAAG GATTTCCCAGAAGCGAGTCTTCCAGACAGTGCGCTCCATCAATGCTTCAACATCCCGGCCCCATTCGGCAACCCCGCCTATTCCCGGTTCTGGACGCAACTCTTTGGTGATGACCGCACAGCCCTTCACTTCTTCTCAGGG CGATGAAGTGCCAACGGGCCAGCCGGGCTACCCTGGTGGGAATGACCTCACGAAAGCACTGCACCGCCTGTCGCTTCGACGGCAGAACTTCTTGTCGGAGCACCAGTTCTTCAAGGCGGAACGGGAGAAAAAGCTGCAAGGCCTGGCTGGGGCGGAGGCTCACGATGCAGGAAGCGGCTGCAGCTCACCAATGGGCAGTGTGTTCTCCTCCTTTTCCAATCTGTCGGACATCTCTATAGGCTCCAGCGTCTTCAGGACCTTCCTGCCAGAGAAGCTTCAGATTGTCAAGCCCATGGAAGGCTCACTGACACTCCATCATTGGCAGCAGCTTGCCAAACCTCACTTGGCCACCATCCTGGACCCGCACCCTGGCGTCGTCACCAAAGGTTTCCGGCCGCTTGCCCAGGATGCCATTTACCGCTTGAATGACATGGAGGAAGATGAGGCCGGTGAAGCACATCGAGACGAGGAGGCTGGCGTCATGGAGAAAGGCGCAACCGAGCGGGGtaaagaggaagatgaggaagaaGGTGGTATTGTCTTCAAAGTGCGCTGCTCATCTACACCAGAGGAGAAGAAAGATAGAAAGCTTTCGAACCCGCCCCTTCCCGCCGCTCCTCTCTCACCATCCCGGCCGCCGTCCGCCACCGCAGTCGCCGAGACATCCTACACATCGTCTCAGTCTGCTCCGAATGTTTCCACTACGACCGTCCAATCCAGCGCATCTGTCTCAG TCCGAAATCCAGTCAAGTGTCAGAGCTCCACTTTCTCTACCTACACTTTCACCACCTGCCGCATCCTACACCCTTGTGATGTCACACAAGTCACTGCAAG TTCACAGTCCTCTGTCAATGGCAACACGCCCAGCTCCATGAGGACGGGACCCAGTACCCCCCTGACCCCTTGCCGACTCAGCCTGGGAGACTTCTTTCCCACCCGGCGTCCCCCTGTGGCCGCCAGCGGTTTGGCCAAGTTGGTCCTGGAGAAAGGCATCTCTGCACAAGTGTCCACAGAAACCCCCCCATCATGTGCCAGATCCACGCCCCCCAAGCCACTCCTCCGCCTTCTTCCGGGCACACCCCCCAACTCGCCGTCGCACTCACCCGGATCCGAGAGCCACCAGCGCTCGGCTGACAATTTCCTGGCATCAAGGCCGGCGGAATTGTTCCTGCGAGATGTTTACGGCTTGAACCTTGGCCGCTCCCCGCATCCTGACCtacccagcccctctcgagagaacTCCGCCCGTGGGCCATCCCCGCTTAATGTCAGCCTTCTGGAGAGGCTGCGTCAGATGGGATTTAGCAAGGTACCCCCGGCGTCCGCCACCTTCGTGTCGGCGGGTGGCGGGAGCCTCTTGGATGGTCTGAGGCGCAACCAGAGCCTTCCGGCGATGATCGGCGCACGGGCGGGAAAGCCGACAGGTCAGCCCTTGCCTCCCCCTCACCCCACTTCCTTGGCGCTCCCACCACCAGCTTGGGGAAATCTCAAACAAAGATGCACAAAAGCCACCTTGAATACCCCACCACGTTCTGGTGAATCCTAA
- the trak2 gene encoding trafficking kinesin-binding protein 2 isoform X5, giving the protein MTKTYNDIEVVTHLLAERDRDLELAARIGQSLLQRNHLLQERNEAVEEQLAQTLDQVHQLQHELGKKDELLRMVANASEECEADSSVSTPPKQPQLASGNAAAALSQLESMQCKLQELEEENLALRSEACQLKRDTITYEEKEQKLVSDCVKELRQSNSQMVSMTDELSQKNEELVRHQEEIAQLLSQIVELQHRVKELALEKEELRIHLQASKEAQRQLTAELNELAERNAECVEMLHESQEEIRELRNKNTPPSGMRRHLSYGLYPMDSLAAEIEGTMRRELCVEEESACQDQRISQKRVFQTVRSINASTSRPHSATPPIPGSGRNSLVMTAQPFTSSQGDEVPTGQPGYPGGNDLTKALHRLSLRRQNFLSEHQFFKAEREKKLQGLAGAEAHDAGSGCSSPMGSVFSSFSNLSDISIGSSVFRTFLPEKLQIVKPMEGSLTLHHWQQLAKPHLATILDPHPGVVTKGFRPLAQDAIYRLNDMEEDEAGEAHRDEEAGVMEKGATERGKEEDEEEGGIVFKVRCSSTPEEKKDRKLSNPPLPAAPLSPSRPPSATAVAETSYTSSQSAPNVSTTTVQSSASVSVRNPVKCQSSTFSTYTFTTCRILHPCDVTQVTASSQSSVNGNTPSSMRTGPSTPLTPCRLSLGDFFPTRRPPVAASGLAKLVLEKGISAQVSTETPPSCARSTPPKPLLRLLPGTPPNSPSHSPGSESHQRSADNFLASRPAELFLRDVYGLNLGRSPHPDLPSPSRENSARGPSPLNVSLLERLRQMGFSKVPPASATFVSAGGGSLLDGLRRNQSLPAMIGARAGKPTGQPLPPPHPTSLALPPPAWGNLKQRCTKATLNTPPRSGES; this is encoded by the exons ATGACCAAGACGTACAATGACATCGAAGTGGTCACTCACCTACTGGCTGAG CGCGACAGAGACCTGGAGCTGGCGGCTCGGATCGGGCAGTCTCTTCTGCAGAGGAACCACCTGCTACAAGAGCGTAATGAAGCTGTGGAGGAGCAGCTAGCACAGACTCTGGACCAG GTTCACCAGCTGCAGCATGAGCTCGGTAAGAAGGACGAGTTGCTGCGCATGGTGGCCAATGCCTCGGAGGAGTGCGAGGCAGACTCCAGCGTATCGACCCCGCCGAAGCAGCCTCAGTTAGCCAGTGGAAATGCCGCTGCCGCGCTCAGCCAGCTGGAGTCGATGCAATGTAAGCTGCAGGAGCTCGAGGAGGAGAACTTGGCTCTGAGGTCTGAG GCCTGCCAgctgaagagggacaccatcACCTATGAGGAGAAGGAACAAAAACTTGTGAGCGACTGTGTCAAGGAGCTCC GTCAGTCCAACAGCCAGATGGTGTCTATGACTGACGAACTGTCCCAGAAGAACGAGGAGCTGGTCAGACACCAGGAAGAAATTGCTCAGTTGCTCTCGCAAATTGTTGAGCTGCAACATCGGGTGAAGGAG CTGGCTTTGGAGAAAGAGGAGCTGAGGATCCACTTACAGGCTTCCAAGGAGGCCCAGAGACAACTCACGGCAGAG TTGAACGAGCTGGCCGAGAGGAACGCCGAGTGTGTCGAAATGCTCCACGAGTCCCAGGAGGAGATCAGGGAGCTTCGCAACAAAAACACTCCCCCTTCTGGCATGCGACGGCATCTCTCCTATGGCCTATACCCGATG GATTCGCTGGCTGCAGAAATTGAAGGCACCATGAGGAGAGAATTGTGTGTTGAAGAAGAAAGTGCATGTCAGGACCAAAG GATTTCCCAGAAGCGAGTCTTCCAGACAGTGCGCTCCATCAATGCTTCAACATCCCGGCCCCATTCGGCAACCCCGCCTATTCCCGGTTCTGGACGCAACTCTTTGGTGATGACCGCACAGCCCTTCACTTCTTCTCAGGG CGATGAAGTGCCAACGGGCCAGCCGGGCTACCCTGGTGGGAATGACCTCACGAAAGCACTGCACCGCCTGTCGCTTCGACGGCAGAACTTCTTGTCGGAGCACCAGTTCTTCAAGGCGGAACGGGAGAAAAAGCTGCAAGGCCTGGCTGGGGCGGAGGCTCACGATGCAGGAAGCGGCTGCAGCTCACCAATGGGCAGTGTGTTCTCCTCCTTTTCCAATCTGTCGGACATCTCTATAGGCTCCAGCGTCTTCAGGACCTTCCTGCCAGAGAAGCTTCAGATTGTCAAGCCCATGGAAGGCTCACTGACACTCCATCATTGGCAGCAGCTTGCCAAACCTCACTTGGCCACCATCCTGGACCCGCACCCTGGCGTCGTCACCAAAGGTTTCCGGCCGCTTGCCCAGGATGCCATTTACCGCTTGAATGACATGGAGGAAGATGAGGCCGGTGAAGCACATCGAGACGAGGAGGCTGGCGTCATGGAGAAAGGCGCAACCGAGCGGGGtaaagaggaagatgaggaagaaGGTGGTATTGTCTTCAAAGTGCGCTGCTCATCTACACCAGAGGAGAAGAAAGATAGAAAGCTTTCGAACCCGCCCCTTCCCGCCGCTCCTCTCTCACCATCCCGGCCGCCGTCCGCCACCGCAGTCGCCGAGACATCCTACACATCGTCTCAGTCTGCTCCGAATGTTTCCACTACGACCGTCCAATCCAGCGCATCTGTCTCAG TCCGAAATCCAGTCAAGTGTCAGAGCTCCACTTTCTCTACCTACACTTTCACCACCTGCCGCATCCTACACCCTTGTGATGTCACACAAGTCACTGCAAG TTCACAGTCCTCTGTCAATGGCAACACGCCCAGCTCCATGAGGACGGGACCCAGTACCCCCCTGACCCCTTGCCGACTCAGCCTGGGAGACTTCTTTCCCACCCGGCGTCCCCCTGTGGCCGCCAGCGGTTTGGCCAAGTTGGTCCTGGAGAAAGGCATCTCTGCACAAGTGTCCACAGAAACCCCCCCATCATGTGCCAGATCCACGCCCCCCAAGCCACTCCTCCGCCTTCTTCCGGGCACACCCCCCAACTCGCCGTCGCACTCACCCGGATCCGAGAGCCACCAGCGCTCGGCTGACAATTTCCTGGCATCAAGGCCGGCGGAATTGTTCCTGCGAGATGTTTACGGCTTGAACCTTGGCCGCTCCCCGCATCCTGACCtacccagcccctctcgagagaacTCCGCCCGTGGGCCATCCCCGCTTAATGTCAGCCTTCTGGAGAGGCTGCGTCAGATGGGATTTAGCAAGGTACCCCCGGCGTCCGCCACCTTCGTGTCGGCGGGTGGCGGGAGCCTCTTGGATGGTCTGAGGCGCAACCAGAGCCTTCCGGCGATGATCGGCGCACGGGCGGGAAAGCCGACAGGTCAGCCCTTGCCTCCCCCTCACCCCACTTCCTTGGCGCTCCCACCACCAGCTTGGGGAAATCTCAAACAAAGATGCACAAAAGCCACCTTGAATACCCCACCACGTTCTGGTGAATCCTAA
- the trak2 gene encoding trafficking kinesin-binding protein 2 isoform X3 → MTSCYAPSQFNVACSAPPPLPLLVFGISCRERRSWQSLGTRHSSCRRIISTKDNGVRPSSITLGSGCDVTSHHPPLPNMFEVKPRAVEKKESSTETDEGLGSSSRNHGSGSVGSCSVESGSFYLSDSQDWVLSPSCSPDEGPAQHTAISPMLAEETFRYMAYLSLDNPSHSQPASHNFSQVLSSDRAEQMTKTYNDIEVVTHLLAERDRDLELAARIGQSLLQRNHLLQERNEAVEEQLAQTLDQVHQLQHELGKKDELLRMVANASEECEADSSVSTPPKQPQLASGNAAAALSQLESMQCKLQELEEENLALRSEACQLKRDTITYEEKEQKLVSDCVKELRQSNSQMVSMTDELSQKNEELVRHQEEIAQLLSQIVELQHRVKELALEKEELRIHLQASKEAQRQLTAELNELAERNAECVEMLHESQEEIRELRNKNTPPSGMRRHLSYGLYPMDSLAAEIEGTMRRELCVEEESACQDQRISQKRVFQTVRSINASTSRPHSATPPIPGSGRNSLVMTAQPFTSSQGDEVPTGQPGYPGGNDLTKALHRLSLRRQNFLSEHQFFKAEREKKLQGLAGAEAHDAGSGCSSPMGSVFSSFSNLSDISIGSSVFRTFLPEKLQIVKPMEGSLTLHHWQQLAKPHLATILDPHPGVVTKGFRPLAQDAIYRLNDMEEDEAGEAHRDEEAGVMEKGATERGKEEDEEEGGIVFKVRCSSTPEEKKDRKLSNPPLPAAPLSPSRPPSATAVAETSYTSSQSAPNVSTTTVQSSASVSVRNPVKCQSSTFSTYTFTTCRILHPCDVTQVTASSQSSVNGNTPSSMRTGPSTPLTPCRLSLGDFFPTRRPPVAASGLAKLVLEKGISAQVSTETPPSCARSTPPKPLLRLLPGTPPNSPSHSPGSESHQRSADNFLASRPAELFLRDVYGLNLGRSPHPDLPSPSRENSARGPSPLNVSLLERLRQMGFSKVPPASATFVSAGGGSLLDGLRRNQSLPAMIGARAGKPTGQPLPPPHPTSLALPPPAWGNLKQRCTKATLNTPPRSGES, encoded by the exons ATGACATCATGTTATGCGCCGTCGCAGTTTAATGTCGCATGCTCCGCTCCTCCCCCACTTCCTCTCTTGGTGTTTGGCATTTCTTGTCGAGAGCGACGTTCCTGGCAATCTCTTGGTACCCGTCATTCCTCATGTCGCAGAATCATATCGACAAAGG ATAACGGTGTGAGGCcatcatccatcactcttgggtCAGGATGTGATGTGACCTCGCACCACCCTCCTCTCCCTAACATGTTTGAAGTCAAACCGCGAGCCGTGGAGAAGAAGGAGTCCAGCACCGAGACAG ACGAGGGCCTGGGGAGCAGCAGCAGGAACCACGGCTCCGGCTCAGTGGGTTCCTGTTCGGTGGAATCGGGGTCGTTCTACTTGTCAGACAGCCAGGACTGGGTGCTTTCCCCGAGCTGCTCTCCAGATGAAGGCCCCGCCCAGCACACCGCAATCTCCCCCATGCTGGCGGAGGAGACGTTCCGCTACATGG CATATCTCTCTTTGGACAACCCCTCTCACTCCCAACCTGCCTCACACAACTTCTCCCAAG TCCTCAGTTCTGATCGTGCCGAGCAGATGACCAAGACGTACAATGACATCGAAGTGGTCACTCACCTACTGGCTGAG CGCGACAGAGACCTGGAGCTGGCGGCTCGGATCGGGCAGTCTCTTCTGCAGAGGAACCACCTGCTACAAGAGCGTAATGAAGCTGTGGAGGAGCAGCTAGCACAGACTCTGGACCAG GTTCACCAGCTGCAGCATGAGCTCGGTAAGAAGGACGAGTTGCTGCGCATGGTGGCCAATGCCTCGGAGGAGTGCGAGGCAGACTCCAGCGTATCGACCCCGCCGAAGCAGCCTCAGTTAGCCAGTGGAAATGCCGCTGCCGCGCTCAGCCAGCTGGAGTCGATGCAATGTAAGCTGCAGGAGCTCGAGGAGGAGAACTTGGCTCTGAGGTCTGAG GCCTGCCAgctgaagagggacaccatcACCTATGAGGAGAAGGAACAAAAACTTGTGAGCGACTGTGTCAAGGAGCTCC GTCAGTCCAACAGCCAGATGGTGTCTATGACTGACGAACTGTCCCAGAAGAACGAGGAGCTGGTCAGACACCAGGAAGAAATTGCTCAGTTGCTCTCGCAAATTGTTGAGCTGCAACATCGGGTGAAGGAG CTGGCTTTGGAGAAAGAGGAGCTGAGGATCCACTTACAGGCTTCCAAGGAGGCCCAGAGACAACTCACGGCAGAG TTGAACGAGCTGGCCGAGAGGAACGCCGAGTGTGTCGAAATGCTCCACGAGTCCCAGGAGGAGATCAGGGAGCTTCGCAACAAAAACACTCCCCCTTCTGGCATGCGACGGCATCTCTCCTATGGCCTATACCCGATG GATTCGCTGGCTGCAGAAATTGAAGGCACCATGAGGAGAGAATTGTGTGTTGAAGAAGAAAGTGCATGTCAGGACCAAAG GATTTCCCAGAAGCGAGTCTTCCAGACAGTGCGCTCCATCAATGCTTCAACATCCCGGCCCCATTCGGCAACCCCGCCTATTCCCGGTTCTGGACGCAACTCTTTGGTGATGACCGCACAGCCCTTCACTTCTTCTCAGGG CGATGAAGTGCCAACGGGCCAGCCGGGCTACCCTGGTGGGAATGACCTCACGAAAGCACTGCACCGCCTGTCGCTTCGACGGCAGAACTTCTTGTCGGAGCACCAGTTCTTCAAGGCGGAACGGGAGAAAAAGCTGCAAGGCCTGGCTGGGGCGGAGGCTCACGATGCAGGAAGCGGCTGCAGCTCACCAATGGGCAGTGTGTTCTCCTCCTTTTCCAATCTGTCGGACATCTCTATAGGCTCCAGCGTCTTCAGGACCTTCCTGCCAGAGAAGCTTCAGATTGTCAAGCCCATGGAAGGCTCACTGACACTCCATCATTGGCAGCAGCTTGCCAAACCTCACTTGGCCACCATCCTGGACCCGCACCCTGGCGTCGTCACCAAAGGTTTCCGGCCGCTTGCCCAGGATGCCATTTACCGCTTGAATGACATGGAGGAAGATGAGGCCGGTGAAGCACATCGAGACGAGGAGGCTGGCGTCATGGAGAAAGGCGCAACCGAGCGGGGtaaagaggaagatgaggaagaaGGTGGTATTGTCTTCAAAGTGCGCTGCTCATCTACACCAGAGGAGAAGAAAGATAGAAAGCTTTCGAACCCGCCCCTTCCCGCCGCTCCTCTCTCACCATCCCGGCCGCCGTCCGCCACCGCAGTCGCCGAGACATCCTACACATCGTCTCAGTCTGCTCCGAATGTTTCCACTACGACCGTCCAATCCAGCGCATCTGTCTCAG TCCGAAATCCAGTCAAGTGTCAGAGCTCCACTTTCTCTACCTACACTTTCACCACCTGCCGCATCCTACACCCTTGTGATGTCACACAAGTCACTGCAAG TTCACAGTCCTCTGTCAATGGCAACACGCCCAGCTCCATGAGGACGGGACCCAGTACCCCCCTGACCCCTTGCCGACTCAGCCTGGGAGACTTCTTTCCCACCCGGCGTCCCCCTGTGGCCGCCAGCGGTTTGGCCAAGTTGGTCCTGGAGAAAGGCATCTCTGCACAAGTGTCCACAGAAACCCCCCCATCATGTGCCAGATCCACGCCCCCCAAGCCACTCCTCCGCCTTCTTCCGGGCACACCCCCCAACTCGCCGTCGCACTCACCCGGATCCGAGAGCCACCAGCGCTCGGCTGACAATTTCCTGGCATCAAGGCCGGCGGAATTGTTCCTGCGAGATGTTTACGGCTTGAACCTTGGCCGCTCCCCGCATCCTGACCtacccagcccctctcgagagaacTCCGCCCGTGGGCCATCCCCGCTTAATGTCAGCCTTCTGGAGAGGCTGCGTCAGATGGGATTTAGCAAGGTACCCCCGGCGTCCGCCACCTTCGTGTCGGCGGGTGGCGGGAGCCTCTTGGATGGTCTGAGGCGCAACCAGAGCCTTCCGGCGATGATCGGCGCACGGGCGGGAAAGCCGACAGGTCAGCCCTTGCCTCCCCCTCACCCCACTTCCTTGGCGCTCCCACCACCAGCTTGGGGAAATCTCAAACAAAGATGCACAAAAGCCACCTTGAATACCCCACCACGTTCTGGTGAATCCTAA